A region of the Vibrio tubiashii genome:
CCCATTTGGTTCTTAGCATTGTCGACCATAGTACGAAGGTTCTTAGGATCCGCTCCTTCCATACCTGCGATAAGTACTTTAACGCCGTTGATCTCTTGAGCTTTCGCCATGATGTTGGCACTTTCAGCTGCTGCCATCTTGTCTTTAAGCTTCTGAATCTCTTTCTCTAGAGATTTTGCTTTCGATGCTGACTCTGCAAGTTTCTCTTCGAACTTAGCTTGTTGAGCTTCGATCGCGTCTAGTGCCGCTTCACCTGTTACAGCTTCGATACGGCGAATACCTGCTGCGATACCACCTTCAGAAGTGATCTTGAATAGGCCAATATCCCCCGTTTTTGATGCGTGGATACCACCACAAAGCTCGGTAGAGAACTCACCCATTGAGAGAACGCGAACCTCATCATCATACTTTTCGCCGAATAGTGCCATTGCACCTTTCTGCTTCGCTGACTCGATGTCCATTACGTTAGTTTCAATAACGTGGTTACGACGAACTTGAGCATTCACTAGGCGCTCAACTTCTTTTAGCTCTGCTGGCGTTACCGCTTCTAGGTGTGAGAAGTCAAAACGTAGGTTTTCAGGTTTAACAAGTGAGCCTTTCTGCGTAACGTGTTCACCAAGTACTGAACGTAGCGCTGCGTGTAATAGGTGAGTCGCAGAGTGGTTAAGAGAAATCGATGCACGACGCTCAGCATCAACAGTCGCTTCTACTTCATCACCCTTCGCTAGAACGCCTTCCGCAAGAACACCGTGGTGCGCAATTGCGTTACCTAACTTCTGAGTATCTTCAACTTTAAACAGACCAGATTCAGTCTTCAGCACACCAGCGTCACCACATTGACCGCCTGACTCAGCGTAGAATGGCGTTTCACCAAGGATGATGATCGCTTTGTCGCCTGCTGATAGAGACTCTACTACTTCACCCTCAACGAAGATTTCAGCAACATTACTCTTACCTTCGGTACCTGTGTAGCCACAGAACTCAGACTCTGCTTCCGTTTTGATTGTTGCGTTGTAGTCAGTACCAAACTGGCCTGCTTCGCGAGCACGTTGACGCTGCTCTTCCATCGCTTTCTCAAAACCCGCTTCGTCAATTGTAAAGTCACGCTCGCGAGCTACATCGTTAGTTAAGTCAGCAGGGAAACCGTAAGTATCGTAAAGCTTGAAGACTGTTTCACCGTCTAGCTCTTTGCCTTCAAGTGCGTCTAGTGCTTCATTAAGAATCACCATGCCGCGCTCTAGTGTGCGACCAAAGTTCTCTTCTTCGATGCGAAGTACTTTCTCAACAAGCTCTTGCTGTTTCTTCAGTTCTTCTGCAGCGCTACCCATCACTTCAGCTAGTACACCAACAAGTTTGTGGAAGAATACGCCTTGCGCACCCAACTTGTTACCGTGACGAACCGCACGACGAATAATGCGACGTAGGACGTAACCACGACCTTCGTTTGAAGGCATAACGCCGTCAGCGATTAGGAATGAACAAGAACGGATGTGGTCAGCAATAACGCGTAGAGACTGGTTTGATAGATCGTCGTGACCGACAACCTCAGCCGTCGCTTTAATTAGCTTTTGGAATACATCGATTTCGTAGTTTGAGTGAACGCCTTGCATGATTGCAGAAATACGCTCAATACCCATACCTGTATCAACAGCAGGCTTAGGTAGTGGCTCCATCGTGCCATCTGCATGACGGTTAAACTGCATGAATACGTTGTTCCAGATCTCGATGAAACGGTCACCGTCTTCTTCTGGAGTACCAGGACGACCGCCCCAGATATGCTCACCGTGATCGTAAAAGATTTCAGTACATGGACCACAAGGACCTGTATCACCCATCGTCCAGAAGTTGTCAGACTCGAACTTCTTACCGCCTTCTTTGTCGCCAATACGCACGATCTTGTCAGCAGGTACGCCTACTTTCTTGTTCCAGATCTCGAATGCTTCGTCATCTGTTTCGTATACCGTAACCAGTAGCTTCTCTTCTGGTAGACCAAGAGTCTTAGTCAGGAACTCCCAAGCAAACGCAATCGCGTCTTCTTTGAAGTAATCACCAAAGCTGAAGTTACCGAGCATTTCGAAGAAAGTGTGGTGACGAGCTGTGAAACCAACGTTCTCTAGGTCGTTGTGTTTACCACCCGCACGTACACAACGCTGAGCCGTAGTTGCTCGTGTGTAGGCACGCTTTTCGGCGCCTAAGAAGCAATCTTTAAATTGGTTCATACCTGCGTTTGTAAATAGCAGGGTTGGATCGTTATGCGGAACCAACGATGAACTGTCTACGATTTGGTGTCCTTTGCTTTCAAAGAACTTAAGGAACGCGTTACGAACCTCATCAGTGCTCATGTACATGCAGCTCTTCCTGAAAATAGTCGAGTTAGAATTTTGCGCTATTGTAGATCATGGTTAAGGCTACGACTAGTTTTCTCGCAGAAAAGAGCAGATTGATGTGTTAATTCATCGCAAATCTTTAAATTGATGAGTTATTTGACTTCAGTCCTCATCATTAGCGCTAAGCGCATAACTAATTTGTTCAAAGCTGTAGCCACGATATTGAAGAAAAC
Encoded here:
- the alaS gene encoding alanine--tRNA ligase, producing MYMSTDEVRNAFLKFFESKGHQIVDSSSLVPHNDPTLLFTNAGMNQFKDCFLGAEKRAYTRATTAQRCVRAGGKHNDLENVGFTARHHTFFEMLGNFSFGDYFKEDAIAFAWEFLTKTLGLPEEKLLVTVYETDDEAFEIWNKKVGVPADKIVRIGDKEGGKKFESDNFWTMGDTGPCGPCTEIFYDHGEHIWGGRPGTPEEDGDRFIEIWNNVFMQFNRHADGTMEPLPKPAVDTGMGIERISAIMQGVHSNYEIDVFQKLIKATAEVVGHDDLSNQSLRVIADHIRSCSFLIADGVMPSNEGRGYVLRRIIRRAVRHGNKLGAQGVFFHKLVGVLAEVMGSAAEELKKQQELVEKVLRIEEENFGRTLERGMVILNEALDALEGKELDGETVFKLYDTYGFPADLTNDVARERDFTIDEAGFEKAMEEQRQRAREAGQFGTDYNATIKTEAESEFCGYTGTEGKSNVAEIFVEGEVVESLSAGDKAIIILGETPFYAESGGQCGDAGVLKTESGLFKVEDTQKLGNAIAHHGVLAEGVLAKGDEVEATVDAERRASISLNHSATHLLHAALRSVLGEHVTQKGSLVKPENLRFDFSHLEAVTPAELKEVERLVNAQVRRNHVIETNVMDIESAKQKGAMALFGEKYDDEVRVLSMGEFSTELCGGIHASKTGDIGLFKITSEGGIAAGIRRIEAVTGEAALDAIEAQQAKFEEKLAESASKAKSLEKEIQKLKDKMAAAESANIMAKAQEINGVKVLIAGMEGADPKNLRTMVDNAKNQMGSGVVMIANVNGDKIGLIAGVTKDLIGKVKAGELVKMVAEQVGGKGGGRPDMAQAGGTDVAALPEAMKTVQPWLEERL